One Chondrinema litorale genomic window, AGCTCGAAGTTGACAAAATTTTAGGAAAGGGCAAAAAGAAATTTGATAACCGGACACAATCTAACAATATTGGTATATTCTACCAAAGTATGCTTTTGAGTGTGTTGATACATATCGGTTTAATCATAAAACCATCAACCTTATATTCATTTGCGAGCCTTTTATAATCAGGATTAAGGGAACTTGTAAGCAAAATAATCTTGGGTTTCGCTAAGTAATCAGGGTATATATTTTTGAATGCTTCCAAAAATTGAAATCCATTTATGAATGGCATATGTAGGTCTAACAAAATAACTCCGGGTAAACCTTTCAGCTGATCAATCCTTTTTTGAATAAGGTCTAGGGCTTCTTGCCCATTTATAGATTTCACAAAATCAATATTTGGGAAGTGCTGTTGAATTTTGATCTTAATTATCTCAAAATCTATATAATGATCTTCGACAATTAAGAATTCATTCTCAATAAGAATCATAATTAATGCAATGAACGATGTTTAGTAATTTTAGATATTATGATAGTATATGAAATATTCAACATGAGAATGTTAAATACTTCTCTAAAAAATTTGATCTTTACTAGGCAAATAGTATAGAAAAAATACTTTATAAAGTATTTTGATGGTTACAACGCAGTTAGTTATCAAAAAAAACTCTTTTTCATTCAAAAAACAAGAGAATTGTATAAATAAACGCGATGTTATGAAAGTGTTTAATTGGTATATATTTTCCCAAATGCATAATTAGATAGGTGTAGAAACGAAGATTTATGTTCTGTTCTCTTTGCGAATTACCACTTTCAATCCAGACCAAATTTCGTTTACACTGCAAACTTTAATATCAACCAGACCTGTTGGCAAAATTACTTCCCGAATCACATCTTCGGTAATGTCTGTTTGTACTTTTGATGCTTTTTTTGGCCACGAAATCCAGATCATGCCATCTTGTTTGAGCAACTTTAAGTTTGCTTGTATATGTTGTTCTAGCAGTTTTCTTTCTTTCGCAAAAACATGAATAAAATCAAAAGGTGCTTTGTTAGATAAAGGCACAAATGGACATTCAAGTAAATCGATATAATTTTCTGGTGCAGAGATAAACAGACAGTTAAATGTATCTTTAATCCCTAGTTTTTGATAAAGCGGTTTACCAGAATAACCCGATCTAGTATTTGACATGAGAAAGCTATTTGTAATGAATTACCAATTTAAGTTACTCAATTGATTAAAAAAATTCTAGAAAGAATCAGAACTATGATTGTCTGAAAGACCATTACCAGTAAGTTGCTCCCAATTATCTGAGAATTTTGCCTTTTTCCCCGATCTGTTTCTCTTGGTTACCACCTCAACTTTTGAGGGTTTAATCATGCTAAGTGCCAAGTTACCCCACACAAAAGGGATTAAAATGGTAAGTAAAATATTTAGGCGTTTTTGAGCTGGAGTTAAGTAAGCAGATTTATAGATTTTTACACTAACATGGATTGTATATAAGAGGTGGATGATGATAAAAAAGATAATCAAAACTAGAGAATTTAAAATCTAAGTGCTTAGTAAATATAATTACGGTTTTTAATCCTGAAAAGCTGAATTTAAAACGTATTAGCATTAGAAAGTTGAAATTTTCTCGATTCAGATTTTTTTAAACCCACAAATAAATTTTACTTTAGGTAATTAATTAGCTAACTTAATTTTCCTTTTAAAGGGCAATTAAGGAAATATATAATTTTAAGTGTACTTAATTTTTTAGGTACATGTAGAGTAAAATGAAAATGAAAAGCAGGTCAGGAAACTATCGTAATAGTTCGGAATCGCTTGTATCCGAAAAAAAATTTGCTGAGATCTATAATCAGCATTATGATAGTTTGTATGTCTTTTTGTTAAGAAAAACATCTGACAAGAGGCTTACAGAAGAGTTGGCTTACGAGGCATTTTTAAAACTCTGGAATAAGCTACAAGAGAACTGCGAGATTGAAAACACTAAGGCATATCTATTAGGCATTGCAAAAAACCTACTCTACGATTATTATCTTAAAAAAAATCGATTTACATCGCATCATGTTTTTTTAGATCAGTTGCCAGACAGGCAGTCTAACAACCTCACACCGGAAGAGCAAACCTTAAATGATGAGCTTAAACAGCATTTAGATCGTGCAATTGATAACTTATCTCCACAGTCTGCACTTATTTTTAAAATGGTAAGAGTTAATGGCTTAAAGTATAAAGAAGTAGCTGAGCAATTAGGTATTTCTGTAAGTTCGGTAGATACTCAGCTTAGTAGAGCCATTAAAAAACTCCGAAAAATATTGAGTAGCTACAGACAAAATAAGTCAGAAATTAGAAAGCATGTGATAGAAAAACTCACATTAGTTTTATTACTTCTTATATTTTTTTAAAAATTTTTCATTTCCTTGTCATGTGTTTTTTGAGTAGCACAGTCTATATAAGTAAAGGCAGACTTATATGGATATTAATAGCATTATAATAAAGTATTTAGCAAACGAATGTAGCTCCGAAGAAAAGCTGATTTTGGAAGAATGGGTGCAAAGTTCTTCTGAAAATCAGCAAGAGTTTGAGTTGCTAAAAACTTATTGGGAGCAAGATAGAGATCACCTAGAAATATCTAAAAAATCGAATTGGGAAAAGCTACAGCAAAATATCCATACACAAACATCATCAACAAAAACTTATCAATTATCTGTACAAAAATCTGCTGGTGTTGGTAGTTTAATGGTAAAAATTGCTGCCTCATTTTTACTATTAATAGGTGTTTGGTTCGTGTATCAGCGATACAATAGCAAAGTACTCTTGCAAGAAGAAACAGTTGCATCAACACCAAAAATTATAGAAAGAGAAATTCCTTGGGGTAGAAAGTCTACCATTAAACTTTCTGATGGTACTTTAGTGAAAATGAATTCTGGAAGTACCATAAAATTCCCCGAAAAATTTTCTGGAAATACCCGCGAAATTGAATTAATTGGTGAGGCTTATCTGGAAGTAGTAAAAGACCCTAACCGCCCATTTATAGTAAAAACAGGATCTGTACAAACCAGAGTTTTGGGTACATCTTTTAATGTAAAAGCCATACCGGGGCAAACAATACAAATTGCTTTGGTAGAGGGTAGTGTGCAAGTAAGCGATGTAAATACCAAGCAAGAAATGTTACTAGCTCCCGGAGAAATGATTACAGCTAAAACCGAAATATTTGAAAAATCACC contains:
- a CDS encoding response regulator, translating into MILIENEFLIVEDHYIDFEIIKIKIQQHFPNIDFVKSINGQEALDLIQKRIDQLKGLPGVILLDLHMPFINGFQFLEAFKNIYPDYLAKPKIILLTSSLNPDYKRLANEYKVDGFMIKPICINTLKSILW
- a CDS encoding DUF3052 domain-containing protein, with amino-acid sequence MSNTRSGYSGKPLYQKLGIKDTFNCLFISAPENYIDLLECPFVPLSNKAPFDFIHVFAKERKLLEQHIQANLKLLKQDGMIWISWPKKASKVQTDITEDVIREVILPTGLVDIKVCSVNEIWSGLKVVIRKENRT
- a CDS encoding RNA polymerase sigma factor codes for the protein MKSRSGNYRNSSESLVSEKKFAEIYNQHYDSLYVFLLRKTSDKRLTEELAYEAFLKLWNKLQENCEIENTKAYLLGIAKNLLYDYYLKKNRFTSHHVFLDQLPDRQSNNLTPEEQTLNDELKQHLDRAIDNLSPQSALIFKMVRVNGLKYKEVAEQLGISVSSVDTQLSRAIKKLRKILSSYRQNKSEIRKHVIEKLTLVLLLLIFF
- a CDS encoding FecR family protein, with amino-acid sequence MDINSIIIKYLANECSSEEKLILEEWVQSSSENQQEFELLKTYWEQDRDHLEISKKSNWEKLQQNIHTQTSSTKTYQLSVQKSAGVGSLMVKIAASFLLLIGVWFVYQRYNSKVLLQEETVASTPKIIEREIPWGRKSTIKLSDGTLVKMNSGSTIKFPEKFSGNTREIELIGEAYLEVVKDPNRPFIVKTGSVQTRVLGTSFNVKAIPGQTIQIALVEGSVQVSDVNTKQEMLLAPGEMITAKTEIFEKSPFDYKELIAWKDGLLVFKNASPEVIFSKLEKWYGFKIIVQRKLSKKAYTSTFSNESLEEVLNIISESKDFQFKIMKEEEKVIIW